Proteins encoded together in one Candidatus Sulfotelmatobacter sp. window:
- a CDS encoding glycoside hydrolase family 3 N-terminal domain-containing protein — protein sequence MLRNPTLFLVLFLLSSSTALTRAQHKQTSAPSVALAAVKQGDDQWAEKTLKALSLDEKVGQLFMIRLRVDFLNGRSPQYSALRNNIRKYHIGSLAMSVPAQGRARDVNRRLETVTLLNELQQESKLPLLVAGDFERGVLPARLFGTTVFPHAMAFGAAGNLYYAEEFGRITAQESRALGVHWNLFPVADVNSNPANPIIGTRAFGGNPQQVGGLVAAYIRGARAKGMLTTAKHFPGHGNTATDSHMAVALVDDNLERLRTIELPPFEKAIAAGVDAVMTAHVRVLALDADPKRVATTSPSIVTGLLKNQLGFKGIVVTDALDMAGLGALYPKNPGRVAVDAFKAGNDVLTMPADLDACYRAMLDAVRRGEITQERLDASVLKILRAKAALGLERNRLVDITAIPSLVGNPQNMAIGQRISDAAITLVRDNGKLLPLEKGVVEKTVRVKYQKGKAQLGMLVIILCDNVRAEDGRVLEREIRKRAPDVRVVYVDPRVAAAKSGEVLKSVDRAQQVVVAIYVVPSAARSRTVARGQKNSASLPDSTAQLFGKILARASAKSAVLAMGTPYLTEDFPAIQNYICTFSNVTVSEVSAARALFGEIPIPGRLPVNISNASIPASQTGQLARGANAGSR from the coding sequence ATGCTTCGCAATCCTACCCTGTTTTTAGTTCTGTTTCTGCTTTCGAGCTCGACCGCCCTCACCCGGGCGCAGCATAAGCAGACGTCCGCTCCGAGCGTTGCACTTGCTGCTGTTAAACAAGGAGACGATCAGTGGGCGGAGAAAACTTTAAAGGCACTTTCGCTCGACGAGAAGGTCGGGCAGTTGTTCATGATCCGCCTGCGGGTGGACTTCCTGAACGGCCGCAGCCCGCAGTATTCCGCGCTGCGCAATAACATTCGCAAGTATCACATTGGATCGCTGGCCATGTCGGTGCCTGCGCAAGGACGGGCGCGCGACGTGAATCGCCGCTTGGAGACGGTGACGCTGCTCAACGAACTTCAGCAGGAGTCGAAGCTCCCGCTTCTGGTTGCCGGCGATTTTGAACGTGGGGTGCTGCCGGCACGGCTTTTCGGAACGACCGTATTTCCTCACGCGATGGCTTTTGGAGCGGCCGGGAATCTTTATTACGCCGAGGAGTTCGGCCGCATCACGGCGCAGGAGAGCCGGGCTCTGGGCGTGCACTGGAATCTGTTCCCCGTGGCCGATGTAAATTCCAATCCCGCCAATCCCATCATCGGGACCCGCGCATTCGGGGGAAACCCGCAGCAGGTCGGCGGGCTGGTGGCGGCGTATATCCGCGGGGCGCGTGCCAAGGGAATGCTGACCACCGCCAAGCACTTTCCCGGACACGGAAATACCGCAACCGATTCGCACATGGCCGTGGCCCTGGTCGATGACAATTTAGAGCGCCTGCGAACTATCGAACTTCCTCCCTTTGAAAAGGCGATCGCCGCGGGAGTGGATGCCGTAATGACGGCGCACGTGCGAGTTCTTGCGCTCGATGCCGACCCGAAGCGCGTGGCGACCACCTCACCGTCAATTGTTACGGGCCTGCTGAAGAATCAACTTGGATTCAAGGGAATTGTGGTGACCGACGCTCTGGACATGGCCGGCCTTGGAGCGCTGTATCCGAAGAATCCGGGACGCGTTGCGGTCGATGCTTTCAAAGCTGGAAACGATGTGCTCACCATGCCGGCAGACCTGGATGCCTGCTATCGCGCGATGCTGGACGCCGTTCGCAGGGGCGAGATTACGCAAGAACGACTCGACGCCTCCGTGCTAAAAATCCTGCGGGCGAAAGCCGCGTTGGGCCTTGAGAGAAATCGGCTGGTCGATATAACGGCGATCCCGAGTCTGGTGGGAAATCCTCAAAATATGGCAATCGGACAACGCATCTCCGATGCTGCCATCACGCTGGTACGGGACAATGGCAAACTGCTTCCCCTAGAAAAGGGGGTTGTCGAAAAAACCGTGCGCGTGAAGTATCAAAAGGGCAAAGCTCAGCTGGGGATGCTGGTGATAATTCTCTGCGACAATGTGCGCGCGGAGGACGGTCGCGTTCTGGAGCGTGAGATTCGCAAACGAGCGCCCGATGTCAGGGTTGTCTACGTGGATCCACGGGTAGCGGCGGCGAAATCTGGCGAAGTGCTGAAGTCCGTGGATCGCGCGCAGCAAGTCGTTGTCGCCATATATGTGGTGCCATCTGCCGCGCGAAGCAGGACTGTCGCCCGCGGCCAGAAGAATTCCGCGTCTCTGCCGGACTCGACGGCGCAATTATTCGGCAAAATTCTCGCGCGCGCCAGCGCGAAGAGCGCAGTTCTCGCTATGGGAACGCCATATCTAACCGAGGACTTCCCTGCCATCCAGAACTACATTTGCACATTCTCGAATGTGACGGTTTCAGAGGTCAGTGCGGCGCGGGCGTTGTTTGGGGAAATTCCGATTCCCGGCCGGTTGCCGGTCAACATTTCCAACGCATCCATCCCAGCCTCGCAGACGGGACAATTGGCGCGAGGCGCCAACGCAGGATCGCGCTAG
- a CDS encoding protein kinase, translating to MIGKSLRSYRIETKLGSGGMGVVYKAVDSRLGRTAAIKILSTTARNADRERRFVQEAKAASSLNHPNIVTIYDIDTQEIDGKPIQYIAMEYVAGDTLDQLIGRKGLRIRDVLKYAAQIADALAAAHAAGIVHRDLKPANVIVTAQGLVKILDFGLAKRNESTDADAYAETLHGEGSPITEDGAILGTVAYMSPEQAEGKKIDSRSDIFSFGSVLYEMTTGQRAFAGGSKLSSLSAVLYKDPQPPSLTVPDIPPELDRIIARCLKKEPERRWQTMADVKVALDELREEMDSSKVGLVSPVPRAPGKPRTQGWAIARLLTGIVLGVALGLAVGISYEQRFFRSEPPSFQRLTFRRGDVTSAKFAPGGNVVYSAEWDGAPSTLFSAQPGNREARPLELPSARVLAISQRGEMAILLGREDIGTLARVPFAGGAPREILEGVSGADWGPDGESLAVVRTVGGKFRLEYPVGTVLYETDRRPPMMPRVSADGKLVAFFDFDAEVGDYALCVVGPNHPRQALSRGWRAIGALNWSPDNHEVWFSGGQPGTDPALYAVTLAGAQRLVSQTGGMIVMQDVARDGRVLLSTVNSRLGIFYLPPNGSAQRDLAWLDSSLLYELSNDGQSLVFVELSNGQGRNSAIYLRKTDGSAAVRLGYGNRPSLSPNGKWVACIHHEGDSSGLMLLPTGAGESIFPKIEGMHFDGVEWFPDNQRILFTGNETGHASRTWMYDLAANKATPLTPEGTRGTRVSPDGRSFITADPHKLLLTSVESGESKTIADLEPAESVVRWGGDGRYLFLQQREPSSIKISRLEIATHHKEPWLVLRVPEPGASFFGPLALSADGKACASTFQRDLANLFLVKGLK from the coding sequence ATGATCGGCAAATCCCTACGCTCGTACCGGATTGAAACCAAGCTGGGCTCGGGCGGAATGGGTGTGGTCTACAAGGCGGTGGATTCCCGACTGGGCCGAACCGCTGCCATCAAGATTCTTTCTACGACCGCTCGCAATGCCGATCGGGAGCGCCGTTTCGTGCAGGAGGCGAAAGCGGCCTCGTCGCTGAATCATCCCAATATCGTAACGATCTACGACATTGACACGCAGGAGATCGACGGAAAACCCATTCAATACATCGCCATGGAATACGTGGCGGGCGACACGCTCGATCAGTTGATTGGGCGCAAGGGCCTGCGCATTCGCGATGTCCTGAAATATGCGGCGCAGATCGCAGATGCGCTGGCCGCGGCGCATGCTGCCGGAATCGTGCATCGCGACCTTAAGCCGGCGAATGTAATCGTGACCGCGCAGGGCCTGGTCAAGATTCTCGATTTCGGATTAGCCAAACGGAACGAATCGACCGATGCCGATGCCTATGCGGAGACCCTGCATGGCGAGGGTTCGCCAATTACCGAGGACGGCGCGATCCTTGGAACCGTGGCCTACATGTCTCCCGAGCAGGCGGAAGGCAAAAAGATCGATAGCCGTTCGGATATTTTTTCCTTCGGTTCCGTGCTTTATGAGATGACGACCGGGCAACGGGCGTTTGCGGGCGGATCGAAGCTTTCATCGCTATCGGCTGTGCTCTACAAGGATCCTCAGCCGCCATCGCTGACGGTTCCCGATATCCCTCCGGAGCTGGATCGGATCATCGCGAGATGCCTCAAGAAAGAGCCCGAACGCCGTTGGCAAACCATGGCCGATGTGAAGGTGGCGCTGGATGAGTTGCGCGAGGAGATGGATTCCAGCAAGGTCGGACTGGTGAGTCCAGTCCCGCGAGCACCAGGCAAGCCTCGGACGCAGGGTTGGGCGATCGCGCGATTACTGACTGGAATTGTGCTGGGAGTTGCGCTGGGGCTGGCGGTTGGGATTTCGTACGAGCAGAGATTTTTCCGTTCCGAGCCGCCGTCATTTCAGCGCTTGACATTTCGCCGCGGTGACGTGACGTCGGCGAAGTTTGCTCCTGGGGGCAACGTCGTCTATAGCGCCGAGTGGGATGGCGCGCCTTCGACCTTATTTTCAGCGCAGCCCGGCAATCGCGAGGCGCGGCCATTGGAGCTTCCCAGCGCGAGGGTACTCGCCATCTCCCAACGCGGAGAGATGGCGATCCTCCTGGGCCGAGAAGACATCGGTACGCTCGCCCGCGTGCCCTTTGCCGGCGGCGCGCCGCGGGAAATCCTGGAAGGCGTAAGCGGGGCAGACTGGGGGCCGGACGGCGAATCTCTTGCCGTAGTGCGCACGGTTGGGGGGAAATTTCGGCTGGAATATCCGGTGGGGACGGTGCTTTATGAGACCGATCGGCGGCCGCCGATGATGCCGCGCGTATCGGCGGACGGCAAACTGGTTGCGTTCTTTGATTTTGACGCCGAGGTCGGAGACTATGCCCTGTGCGTGGTCGGTCCGAATCATCCCCGGCAAGCTCTTTCGCGCGGATGGCGTGCCATCGGCGCTTTGAATTGGTCGCCGGACAATCATGAGGTCTGGTTTTCCGGCGGCCAGCCAGGAACCGACCCGGCACTCTACGCCGTTACTCTGGCGGGCGCGCAAAGGCTGGTGTCTCAGACGGGCGGGATGATCGTGATGCAAGACGTAGCCCGCGATGGCCGTGTTCTGCTGAGCACGGTCAATTCCCGCCTCGGCATCTTTTATTTGCCGCCGAACGGTTCCGCGCAACGCGATTTGGCCTGGCTCGATTCTTCCCTGCTCTACGAACTTTCGAATGACGGCCAATCGCTGGTTTTCGTCGAGCTTTCGAACGGCCAGGGACGCAACTCCGCCATCTATCTCAGGAAGACCGATGGCTCTGCGGCGGTGCGGCTGGGCTATGGAAACCGGCCTTCGCTTTCACCCAATGGAAAATGGGTTGCGTGCATTCATCATGAGGGCGACAGCTCCGGTTTGATGCTGCTTCCGACCGGGGCCGGCGAATCGATATTTCCCAAGATCGAAGGCATGCACTTCGACGGCGTGGAATGGTTCCCCGATAACCAGCGAATTTTATTTACGGGTAATGAGACCGGTCACGCGAGCCGCACCTGGATGTATGACCTCGCGGCCAACAAAGCGACTCCACTCACCCCCGAAGGCACGCGTGGCACGCGGGTTTCTCCCGATGGCCGGTCTTTTATCACCGCGGACCCGCACAAACTGTTGCTGACGTCGGTGGAGAGCGGTGAATCGAAGACAATCGCGGACCTGGAGCCGGCAGAAAGTGTTGTGCGCTGGGGCGGTGATGGACGATATCTTTTCCTGCAGCAGCGCGAACCCTCCAGCATCAAGATCAGTCGACTGGAGATCGCGACCCATCACAAGGAGCCTTGGCTCGTACTCAGGGTCCCCGAACCCGGAGCCAGTTTCTTCGGCCCTCTGGCGCTATCGGCCGATGGCAAGGCTTGCGCATCGACCTTCCAGCGCGATCTGGCGAATCTCTTCCTGGTTAAAGGTTTGAAATAG
- a CDS encoding ABC-F family ATP-binding cassette domain-containing protein — translation MISFSNINKQYGKQLLFVDASFQLNPGEKVGLVGPNGAGKTTLFRMVVGEETPDEGAVSVPKKLTIGYFRQDVEEMQGRSVLDEAIAGSGRVGDLHHELEALQREMSDPDKADDMDRILDRFGHVQEEYEHLGGYALESQAREVLHGLGFKDDQIDGDVGALSGGWKMRVALARVLLGMPDVLLMDEPTNHLDIESIIWLEQFLKSFPGALLMTSHDREFMNRLVSKIAEIDGGEIITYSGDYDFYERERAVRESNQQAAFARQQSMLAKEQRFIDRFRTHAAKAAQVQSRIKALDKIEKIELPKKRQVVKFEFRVPPRSGEQVAVLENLHKSYGPRVIYEGFNLTIRRGERWAVMGRNGAGKTTLLKMIAGASAPDAGSVRLGASLYMGYFAQQALDLLNPDLTVDEQLQQDFPQDSIGSLRNLAGAFQFSGDDVDKKIRALSGGEKSRLAMARLLYNPPNFLVLDEPTNHLDLATKEMLVDALKDFEGTMIFVSHDRMFLRGLGSRVLELGGESGTDRHPTVYPGTYVEYVQKLGHEAPGIYS, via the coding sequence ATGATCTCTTTCTCAAACATCAATAAGCAGTACGGCAAGCAGTTGCTCTTCGTGGATGCTTCCTTTCAGTTGAATCCCGGCGAAAAAGTCGGACTGGTCGGTCCCAATGGGGCGGGCAAGACAACGCTCTTCCGGATGGTGGTCGGCGAGGAAACTCCCGACGAGGGCGCGGTCTCTGTCCCCAAGAAGTTGACGATCGGCTACTTTCGCCAGGACGTCGAGGAAATGCAGGGCCGTTCGGTTCTGGATGAAGCGATCGCCGGCAGCGGTCGCGTCGGCGATCTTCATCACGAACTCGAAGCCTTGCAGCGCGAAATGTCCGACCCCGACAAGGCTGATGACATGGACCGCATTCTTGATCGCTTCGGTCACGTTCAGGAGGAGTACGAGCATCTGGGCGGTTACGCGCTCGAATCGCAAGCCCGTGAAGTGCTCCACGGTCTGGGTTTTAAAGACGATCAGATTGACGGCGACGTAGGCGCTCTCTCGGGCGGATGGAAGATGCGCGTCGCTCTGGCGCGCGTCCTGCTCGGAATGCCAGACGTATTGCTGATGGACGAACCGACGAACCACCTCGACATCGAGTCCATCATCTGGCTCGAACAGTTCCTCAAGTCATTTCCCGGCGCGCTGCTAATGACTTCGCACGACCGCGAGTTCATGAATCGTCTGGTCTCAAAGATTGCGGAGATCGATGGCGGCGAAATCATCACCTACTCGGGTGACTACGACTTCTACGAGCGCGAACGGGCCGTGCGAGAGAGCAATCAGCAGGCAGCATTCGCCCGGCAGCAGTCCATGCTTGCCAAGGAGCAACGCTTCATCGATCGTTTCAGGACGCACGCTGCCAAAGCCGCCCAGGTGCAGAGCCGGATCAAGGCCCTGGACAAGATCGAGAAAATCGAACTGCCAAAGAAACGCCAGGTCGTGAAGTTTGAGTTTCGCGTCCCTCCGCGATCCGGCGAACAGGTGGCCGTCCTTGAGAATCTGCACAAGAGTTACGGCCCGCGTGTGATTTACGAAGGCTTCAATCTCACCATCCGCCGCGGAGAACGCTGGGCCGTCATGGGAAGAAACGGCGCAGGTAAGACGACGCTTCTGAAAATGATTGCCGGGGCCAGTGCTCCCGATGCCGGCAGCGTGCGGCTCGGCGCCAGCCTCTATATGGGCTACTTCGCGCAACAGGCTTTGGATTTGCTCAATCCCGATCTCACCGTCGACGAACAGCTGCAACAGGATTTTCCCCAGGACAGTATCGGATCGTTGCGGAACCTGGCGGGAGCATTCCAGTTCTCCGGCGACGACGTGGATAAGAAGATCCGCGCACTCTCCGGCGGCGAAAAGTCGCGGCTGGCCATGGCACGCCTGCTCTACAACCCGCCGAACTTCCTGGTGCTCGATGAGCCCACCAACCACTTGGATCTTGCGACCAAGGAGATGCTGGTGGACGCGCTGAAGGATTTTGAAGGCACCATGATTTTCGTGTCGCACGACCGTATGTTCCTTCGCGGTCTCGGCTCACGTGTGCTGGAACTGGGCGGTGAGAGCGGCACGGATCGCCATCCCACTGTTTATCCGGGGACATACGTTGAGTACGTGCAGAAGCTTGGACACGAGGCGCCGGGGATCTATTCGTAG
- a CDS encoding beta-propeller fold lactonase family protein, with amino-acid sequence MATTPVVTVTSPAPGAQVSSPINFVASASSPNCASGIAAMRIYAAPGDGVYTVDASQLNTNISLAAGTYHTVVQAWDNCGGVGDADVTITVAAGSLPAPRFVYLTEHSNGQIGGYLVNPQNGQLSSTGQPPVWAHWGPCCIASDSGGYRLYVANEGSSDVSAYFINRNNGYLTAVPGANFPTGGWGSNIVVHPSNAFVYVTTINSTGVGSNTISGFSVASNGSLVPVPGSPYMVDQPLFALAINPGGQYLYASNGAPDVFAYSINRSTGALTALPGSPLQITPAQCTYCNTSYDEFNDMKIDHTGKYLIAPGYTNGVIYVEAINASTGALTPVSGSPFDDNEISCPIAEYCSGGTPTSLTVDATNAHVIVMNTIPGANDIVTYQFNAATGALTKQATTPPPYGTFYFGESGESIRADPSGQFVYGLGFQQLVGQSAVGAMTGYQVNQTTGSLTEVPNAPYPSPGNQNSEDGLVVTP; translated from the coding sequence TTGGCCACCACCCCGGTCGTCACCGTGACTTCCCCTGCGCCGGGCGCGCAGGTCAGTTCTCCCATCAATTTCGTAGCCTCAGCCAGCAGTCCGAACTGCGCTTCCGGCATTGCCGCCATGAGGATTTATGCCGCACCCGGTGACGGCGTCTACACCGTCGACGCCAGCCAACTCAACACGAATATCAGCCTCGCCGCCGGCACCTACCACACCGTCGTTCAAGCCTGGGATAACTGCGGAGGCGTCGGCGACGCCGATGTCACCATCACCGTAGCTGCCGGCTCGCTGCCTGCGCCCCGCTTCGTCTACCTTACCGAACACTCCAACGGCCAGATCGGCGGCTATCTCGTGAACCCGCAAAACGGGCAGCTCAGCTCCACCGGACAGCCCCCTGTCTGGGCACACTGGGGGCCGTGTTGCATCGCCTCCGATTCCGGCGGTTATCGCCTCTATGTCGCCAATGAGGGATCCTCCGATGTCTCGGCCTACTTTATCAATCGCAACAATGGCTACCTCACCGCAGTTCCGGGAGCCAATTTCCCTACCGGTGGCTGGGGCAGCAACATCGTCGTGCATCCCTCGAACGCATTCGTCTACGTCACTACAATCAACTCCACTGGCGTTGGCAGCAATACCATCTCCGGCTTTTCGGTTGCGAGCAACGGCTCGTTGGTCCCGGTGCCCGGATCTCCTTACATGGTCGATCAGCCATTGTTCGCACTGGCCATCAATCCTGGCGGCCAATATCTCTATGCCAGCAACGGCGCTCCGGATGTCTTTGCCTACAGCATCAACCGCTCGACCGGCGCCTTAACGGCTCTGCCCGGCTCCCCCTTGCAGATCACGCCCGCGCAATGCACCTACTGCAATACCAGCTATGACGAATTCAACGACATGAAGATCGATCACACCGGCAAGTATCTGATCGCTCCCGGCTACACCAATGGCGTTATCTATGTGGAGGCCATCAACGCCAGCACTGGCGCCTTGACGCCAGTCTCCGGATCGCCTTTTGACGATAACGAAATCAGCTGTCCAATCGCAGAATACTGCAGCGGAGGCACGCCTACTTCCCTGACCGTGGACGCGACCAACGCCCATGTGATCGTGATGAATACGATTCCGGGTGCAAACGACATCGTCACCTATCAGTTCAACGCAGCCACAGGAGCGCTGACCAAGCAGGCCACAACGCCTCCACCCTACGGAACGTTTTACTTCGGCGAATCAGGCGAATCGATCCGCGCCGATCCCTCGGGCCAGTTCGTCTACGGACTGGGCTTCCAACAGCTTGTGGGGCAGTCAGCAGTCGGAGCCATGACCGGCTATCAGGTCAACCAAACCACCGGCAGCCTGACAGAAGTCCCCAACGCTCCTTACCCCAGCCCCGGTAACCAGAATAGCGAAGATGGCTTGGTAGTCACACCCTAG
- a CDS encoding LacI family DNA-binding transcriptional regulator — protein sequence MMTLKMMTLNSTRQRRSSTAVTIRTVAEQAGVSMMTVSNVINGTGKVSDRTRARVRQAIRDTGYVPNYEARRLASGGCSRIALLYSDRQTPFLTQVLLAAINASAAYGTQLLVRSSSSPTRRSTEKLVLNAARSGVQGLLLVPPYAELLAGSAVLSEMKATAIAAAGPLPGMHTVRIDNRSAARKLTTFLIRLGHRRIGFISGPPTHADSLERRAGYQDALRKAGIPVQIELTREGDFNFESGRVAAQQILDLRNRPTAIVASNDDMASGVVWVAQQRRLELPGDLSVAGFDDTPTALKSWPPLTVIRQPIDRMVERAVSLLLDSVRTPAMSPLDVVFDYTLVKRASTSAVRARR from the coding sequence ATGATGACACTCAAGATGATGACACTCAACAGCACACGGCAACGTCGTAGCAGCACAGCTGTAACGATTCGGACGGTTGCTGAGCAGGCGGGTGTATCGATGATGACGGTCTCGAACGTCATCAATGGCACCGGCAAGGTCAGTGACCGGACTCGCGCCAGGGTGCGGCAGGCGATTCGCGACACCGGATATGTTCCAAACTATGAGGCCCGCAGGCTGGCGAGCGGAGGCTGCAGCCGAATCGCTCTGCTCTATTCCGATCGGCAGACTCCTTTCCTGACGCAAGTCCTTCTGGCTGCGATCAATGCCAGCGCAGCCTACGGGACTCAGTTGCTGGTCCGTTCGAGCAGTAGTCCAACCAGGAGATCGACCGAGAAGCTGGTGCTGAACGCTGCTCGCAGTGGTGTTCAAGGTCTGCTGCTGGTTCCGCCTTACGCCGAGCTGCTCGCCGGAAGTGCGGTGCTTTCCGAAATGAAAGCAACAGCAATTGCGGCCGCAGGTCCATTGCCGGGCATGCACACGGTGCGAATCGATAATCGGTCTGCCGCCCGAAAGCTGACCACGTTCCTGATTCGCCTTGGGCATCGGCGAATCGGGTTCATCAGCGGTCCGCCCACTCACGCCGACAGCCTGGAGCGGCGCGCCGGCTATCAGGACGCGTTGAGAAAAGCCGGGATTCCAGTGCAGATCGAACTCACCAGAGAGGGGGACTTCAACTTCGAGTCCGGGCGCGTTGCTGCCCAACAAATTCTCGATCTCCGAAATAGACCGACGGCGATCGTGGCCAGCAACGACGACATGGCGTCAGGCGTGGTGTGGGTGGCGCAACAGCGGAGGCTGGAGCTTCCCGGCGATCTCTCCGTGGCCGGATTTGATGACACGCCAACAGCGCTGAAGTCCTGGCCACCACTGACAGTGATCCGACAACCCATCGACAGGATGGTCGAGCGCGCTGTCTCTTTGCTGTTGGACTCGGTGCGAACGCCTGCGATGTCGCCACTGGATGTCGTTTTTGACTATACGCTCGTCAAGCGCGCGTCCACGTCGGCGGTTCGCGCTCGGCGGTGA
- a CDS encoding metalloregulator ArsR/SmtB family transcription factor, whose product MVVDSLGTTFAALSDPTRRAMIKRLSRGPASVHGLTEPFALSQQMISKHIAYLVRARIVIKTKRGRESVCRLRPEAIKTVSDWAISYRQFWEESFDKLDAVVNQMKKAEVGHDKKHVE is encoded by the coding sequence ATGGTTGTGGATAGTCTCGGTACAACATTTGCGGCTTTGTCTGATCCAACCCGTCGGGCGATGATCAAACGGCTTTCACGTGGGCCTGCCTCTGTGCATGGATTGACGGAGCCGTTTGCACTCTCGCAGCAGATGATTTCAAAACATATTGCCTACCTGGTGCGGGCGCGGATTGTGATCAAGACCAAGCGCGGACGAGAGAGCGTTTGCAGGCTTAGGCCCGAGGCGATAAAGACGGTCAGCGACTGGGCGATTAGCTATCGCCAATTCTGGGAAGAGAGTTTCGACAAGCTGGATGCAGTTGTGAATCAAATGAAAAAAGCGGAGGTTGGACATGACAAAAAGCACGTTGAATGA
- a CDS encoding SRPBCC domain-containing protein, with the protein MTKSTLNEVERMVVTRVFDAPRELVWKAWTDPKYVMQWWGPKGFTAPVCKMDFRVGGKFLYCMRTPDGQEFWNAGEYHEIVPHEKIVSSMYFSDSEGNKVEAAHLGIDHEAIEGAHDVILFEDLGNGQTKLTFIGNETMENAIKTGQLEGMNQILDKAAAVIAGLKRTK; encoded by the coding sequence ATGACAAAAAGCACGTTGAATGAGGTAGAGCGGATGGTGGTCACAAGAGTTTTTGATGCCCCACGCGAATTGGTTTGGAAGGCGTGGACAGACCCGAAATATGTGATGCAGTGGTGGGGGCCGAAGGGTTTTACTGCGCCGGTTTGCAAGATGGATTTTCGCGTGGGAGGAAAATTTCTCTACTGCATGAGAACGCCGGATGGACAGGAGTTCTGGAATGCGGGTGAATACCATGAGATTGTTCCGCACGAGAAGATCGTTTCCTCCATGTACTTTTCCGACTCGGAGGGAAACAAGGTTGAGGCTGCGCATTTAGGAATCGACCATGAGGCGATAGAAGGTGCGCACGACGTGATTCTGTTTGAGGATCTTGGAAACGGCCAGACGAAACTCACCTTCATTGGAAATGAAACCATGGAAAACGCAATCAAGACCGGTCAACTGGAGGGCATGAACCAGATACTCGATAAAGCTGCTGCAGTCATTGCGGGGCTGAAGCGGACGAAATAG